One window from the genome of Leptospira ryugenii encodes:
- a CDS encoding phospho-sugar mutase yields the protein MLKPEDYILAWTKSPFSKEIQEEAKTALEAFRKGETGRLTDAYSLPLEFGTGGIRGKLGNGIGLLNEYTVGRAALGFVRHLIKKNKKAKLVIAYDSRRRSQEFAEITAGIAAKHGLLVKIFPKVTPTPLLSYAVRYFKADGGVVITASHNPPEYNGFKAYLSDGGQLVPPDDKQIISNIESILDWNEIPFLKKADPIYKKQVSFVGKECFESYLKDLKKAKLNSKAKPSDRKNLKIVYSPLHGTGGESMKAMLNKFGYNSVFLVPEQSKPNGEFPTVKYPNPEEKEALVLSESFAKKKKASIFIATDPDADRLGVGIRKSDGEYEYLNGNQIGSIMAAYLCEKVSNLKSKNRHFLVKTIVTTDLQESIAKKNKVYIKNVLTGFKYIAEEMKAIDKKKTDKFLFGGEESYGYLPVPFVRDKDSLSSALLFLEILAEKNDLLNYLNEIYLKYGLYRESLYSLTLEGSSGQAKIKASIESLRKKDLLGLSIGKRKVESVLDFGEQIAKGKGKSSAFQKMPKSNVIQLELSGNAKLTIRPSGTEPKVKIYSSFRSMVHPKTQTEIPSLWETLALEIKEAESEFLQLAGLK from the coding sequence ATGTTGAAACCAGAAGATTACATTCTCGCTTGGACGAAATCTCCTTTTTCCAAAGAAATCCAGGAAGAAGCAAAAACTGCCCTCGAAGCGTTTCGGAAGGGTGAGACAGGTCGATTGACGGATGCATATTCCCTTCCTCTAGAATTTGGAACTGGCGGGATCAGGGGAAAGCTCGGGAATGGGATTGGGCTTTTAAATGAATACACAGTTGGTCGAGCCGCCTTGGGTTTTGTTCGCCACCTTATCAAAAAAAACAAAAAAGCAAAACTTGTCATCGCCTATGACTCAAGAAGGCGTTCCCAAGAATTTGCAGAGATAACAGCTGGTATCGCCGCAAAACACGGTTTACTCGTAAAAATCTTTCCCAAAGTGACACCAACCCCGCTCCTTTCGTATGCGGTACGATACTTTAAGGCAGATGGTGGTGTCGTCATCACAGCATCTCATAACCCTCCAGAATACAATGGTTTTAAGGCATATTTAAGCGATGGAGGTCAGCTTGTACCTCCCGACGACAAACAAATCATTTCCAATATTGAAAGCATTTTAGATTGGAATGAAATACCTTTCCTAAAAAAAGCAGATCCGATCTATAAAAAACAAGTTAGCTTTGTAGGGAAAGAGTGTTTTGAATCCTATTTAAAAGACTTAAAAAAAGCGAAACTTAACTCCAAAGCAAAACCATCAGACAGAAAAAATCTGAAAATTGTCTACTCCCCCTTACACGGAACAGGTGGAGAATCAATGAAAGCAATGCTAAACAAGTTTGGATACAATTCTGTATTTTTGGTTCCTGAACAATCAAAACCTAATGGTGAATTCCCCACTGTTAAGTATCCCAATCCAGAGGAGAAAGAGGCACTTGTTCTTTCAGAAAGTTTTGCAAAGAAAAAAAAGGCATCCATATTCATAGCAACGGATCCAGATGCAGATCGTTTGGGTGTAGGAATTCGAAAATCCGATGGTGAGTATGAATATTTAAATGGTAACCAGATCGGCTCCATAATGGCTGCTTACCTTTGTGAAAAAGTCTCGAACCTGAAGTCCAAAAATAGACACTTCCTTGTGAAAACTATAGTTACTACAGATTTGCAAGAGTCCATAGCCAAAAAGAACAAAGTGTACATTAAAAATGTACTTACTGGTTTTAAATACATTGCTGAAGAGATGAAAGCCATTGACAAAAAGAAAACGGACAAATTTCTATTTGGTGGCGAGGAGTCTTATGGCTATCTTCCTGTTCCGTTTGTAAGAGATAAGGACTCTCTTTCCAGTGCCCTTCTCTTCTTAGAAATCCTTGCAGAAAAAAACGACTTACTTAACTATCTGAATGAGATTTACCTGAAGTACGGCTTGTATAGAGAAAGCTTATATTCTCTTACCCTGGAAGGTAGTTCAGGTCAGGCAAAGATAAAAGCATCCATTGAATCCCTACGAAAAAAGGATCTCCTCGGTTTATCCATTGGCAAACGTAAAGTAGAGTCTGTTTTAGATTTTGGAGAACAAATAGCCAAGGGCAAAGGAAAATCCTCTGCCTTTCAAAAAATGCCAAAGTCAAACGTCATTCAATTGGAGCTAAGTGGAAATGCAAAATTAACCATTCGACCTTCAGGAACCGAGCCAAAGGTAAAGATATACTCCTCTTTTCGGTCAATGGTTCATCCCAAAACACAAACAGAGATTCCAAGCCTTTGGGAAACTCTAGCTCTCGAAATAAAAGAGGCAGAATCTGAATTTCTTCAACTAGCAGGCCTAAAATGA
- a CDS encoding pyridoxal phosphate-dependent aminotransferase, with the protein MEPREFFIEDRLETYRNRSTANLGESGYHAFSLGEVLSMAGISQEEWMQIPMYDSPNQGSWELRKEIAKLYPGTAPENVLVTTGTSEALYLAFHLLIQKGDAVAYYHPAFQALYEIPKMLGARLLPISTSPEGIQSEDWETIQADLYVINHPHNPTGFEFAKADRPKLVQQLKTKNKPVLFDEHYRFLDRYDPDGWTGVSINDRFFGTGSFTKCFGVTGLRIGWLVADESFVKRARSFKDYLTHTVSPIAERIALGLLERRDAFLPKIRSEVFGNVTYLEKHWRELPGIDSYSDLQGGLVTWLRLKPGILSEEYADLLWKRTGVFVLPGKNFEREGFIRLGFGERQSLFQKGVDQWIQSSIYLS; encoded by the coding sequence TTGGAACCGAGAGAATTTTTCATAGAAGACCGATTGGAGACATACCGAAATCGATCCACTGCCAATTTAGGTGAAAGTGGTTACCATGCCTTTTCTTTGGGCGAGGTTCTTTCCATGGCTGGGATTTCCCAAGAAGAATGGATGCAGATTCCAATGTATGATTCCCCCAACCAAGGGTCTTGGGAACTCAGAAAGGAAATCGCAAAACTCTACCCTGGCACCGCTCCCGAGAATGTCCTGGTGACTACGGGGACGAGTGAAGCTCTCTATTTGGCTTTCCATCTCCTCATCCAGAAAGGGGATGCTGTTGCCTACTACCACCCTGCCTTCCAAGCACTCTACGAAATTCCAAAGATGTTGGGAGCAAGGCTTTTACCGATCTCAACTTCACCTGAAGGGATCCAGTCAGAAGACTGGGAAACCATTCAGGCTGACCTGTATGTGATCAACCACCCGCACAACCCGACAGGGTTCGAATTTGCGAAGGCAGATCGTCCAAAGTTAGTCCAACAATTGAAAACGAAAAATAAACCTGTGTTATTTGATGAGCACTATCGTTTTCTCGATCGGTATGACCCAGATGGTTGGACCGGAGTTTCCATAAACGATCGGTTTTTTGGAACCGGATCTTTTACCAAGTGTTTTGGAGTGACTGGCCTAAGGATTGGCTGGCTTGTTGCTGATGAGTCCTTTGTAAAACGCGCTCGTTCCTTCAAAGACTACCTCACCCATACCGTTTCCCCCATCGCCGAAAGGATAGCTCTTGGGCTTTTAGAACGAAGAGATGCATTTTTGCCAAAGATTCGTAGTGAGGTCTTTGGAAATGTAACCTATTTGGAAAAACATTGGAGGGAGCTACCAGGGATTGACTCGTATTCGGATCTGCAAGGTGGTTTAGTAACTTGGCTTAGACTCAAACCCGGCATTCTTTCTGAAGAGTATGCGGATTTACTCTGGAAACGAACGGGAGTTTTTGTATTGCCTGGAAAGAATTTTGAAAGAGAAGGTTTTATCCGATTGGGCTTTGGAGAGAGGCAAAGCTTATTCCAAAAAGGAGTCGATCAGTGGATCCAAAGTTCAATCTATCTCTCTTAA
- a CDS encoding fatty acid desaturase produces the protein MPTSTATLARPKLKRGENLKPRTLSGIRSIIPKDLFLPNPGKAFSRLALAVFLHAAAVLFGLVSFSFGIPYLYPLVWVCLSFTITSLFVIGHDCAHGSFLRQQTLNHWIGQFCFLFSLYPFYAWKFSHNSHHAHTNERKPNGTNVYFDNAWLPFTVEEYRLLKKSSPVRAFLYKATRYFPPLGSFLHNIVFHAFPSKFTKEHRTSVYFSYVFLGIGLFLYSAFLFFLTGDIRILVHIVLIPALGFQFWMSYYTYLHHTTTDIDIYEPEAWNPYLGQIVSTYNVVHPKWLSFLHFHIDIHTPHHLSTAIPSYHLPAAWDALKQSEYSKDLKEGRVSLRFYLHQILHCHLWDVEANVYRSFGEVD, from the coding sequence ATGCCTACATCTACTGCCACTCTGGCACGGCCAAAACTGAAACGGGGAGAGAACCTGAAACCAAGGACACTTTCCGGCATCCGAAGTATCATCCCTAAGGACCTCTTTTTACCCAATCCGGGGAAGGCCTTTTCTCGGCTAGCACTGGCTGTCTTCTTGCATGCTGCCGCCGTACTCTTTGGTCTCGTTAGCTTTTCTTTTGGCATTCCCTATCTGTATCCTCTGGTATGGGTTTGTTTGAGTTTTACGATCACTTCCCTCTTCGTCATTGGACATGATTGTGCCCATGGCTCTTTTCTCCGGCAACAAACACTCAACCACTGGATTGGGCAATTTTGCTTTCTATTTTCTCTTTATCCCTTCTACGCCTGGAAATTTAGCCATAATTCCCACCATGCCCACACAAATGAACGAAAACCCAACGGAACAAATGTCTATTTCGACAATGCTTGGCTGCCCTTTACGGTAGAGGAATATCGTTTGCTGAAAAAATCATCTCCTGTCCGAGCTTTTCTTTACAAAGCGACTCGCTACTTTCCACCATTAGGATCATTCTTGCATAATATAGTTTTCCATGCCTTCCCCTCAAAATTCACGAAGGAGCATCGAACATCTGTTTACTTCTCATATGTGTTCTTGGGCATCGGGCTATTTTTGTACTCGGCCTTTTTGTTTTTCTTAACCGGCGACATTCGCATCCTAGTGCATATCGTCCTGATCCCGGCTCTAGGATTCCAATTTTGGATGAGTTATTATACCTATCTGCACCATACCACTACTGATATCGATATCTATGAACCAGAAGCCTGGAATCCCTATCTAGGCCAGATCGTTTCTACATACAATGTGGTCCATCCCAAGTGGCTTTCCTTTTTGCACTTTCATATTGATATCCATACACCGCACCATCTTTCCACAGCCATCCCTTCTTATCACTTACCTGCGGCTTGGGATGCTTTGAAACAGTCGGAGTATTCTAAGGATTTGAAAGAAGGGAGGGTGAGTTTGCGTTTTTACCTGCACCAAATATTGCATTGCCATCTATGGGATGTGGAAGCAAACGTTTACAGATCATTTGGAGAGGTGGATTGA
- a CDS encoding CBS domain-containing protein gives MSVQEILKDKASSILSIDESHTVLQAAKMMAEAKIGSVIVTFEGKLAGIFTERDLMRIVAQQYEAIPSLKLKEVMTTQLTVAGPNDEIDDILNTMISKRFRHMPVLDGEKIVGLISIGDIVKTKLTRTQKEMHILREYMYGPH, from the coding sequence ATGTCAGTCCAAGAAATCTTAAAAGACAAAGCCAGTTCCATTCTCTCCATCGATGAAAGTCACACGGTGCTGCAAGCCGCAAAGATGATGGCGGAGGCAAAAATCGGTTCTGTGATTGTGACCTTTGAGGGAAAATTGGCTGGTATCTTCACGGAGCGAGACTTGATGAGGATTGTGGCCCAGCAATATGAAGCCATTCCAAGTTTAAAGCTAAAGGAAGTCATGACGACTCAGCTGACAGTCGCCGGTCCCAATGATGAAATCGACGACATCCTCAATACAATGATCTCGAAGAGATTCCGACACATGCCGGTTCTCGATGGCGAAAAAATTGTCGGTTTGATTTCCATCGGCGACATTGTGAAGACAAAATTGACGAGAACCCAAAAAGAGATGCATATTCTCCGCGAGTACATGTACGGACCGCATTAA
- a CDS encoding response regulator, producing the protein MQAGMSPTGRPYNIIIAENSKFQAKQLQQILESEGFKILGVAETGKELIKLYKEFKQQVDLITMEIFLPEVDGYAAFWEIKEMGILPRIMFISEENTPTVVKSLVENGAMDYMIKPIKREKVLEKIKEVIIKIPKI; encoded by the coding sequence ATGCAAGCAGGAATGTCTCCAACAGGAAGACCGTATAACATCATCATAGCTGAAAATTCAAAATTTCAAGCAAAACAGTTACAGCAAATACTCGAATCAGAAGGATTTAAGATTTTAGGAGTCGCTGAGACAGGAAAGGAACTCATTAAATTGTACAAAGAGTTCAAACAACAGGTGGATTTGATCACCATGGAAATATTTCTACCTGAAGTAGATGGTTATGCTGCTTTTTGGGAAATTAAAGAAATGGGTATCCTGCCACGTATCATGTTCATCTCTGAAGAAAATACACCTACGGTGGTCAAGTCACTAGTAGAAAACGGAGCGATGGACTATATGATCAAACCAATCAAAAGGGAAAAAGTCTTGGAAAAAATCAAAGAAGTGATTATCAAGATCCCCAAAATATAA
- the leuB gene encoding 3-isopropylmalate dehydrogenase — protein MNRIAVLAGDGIGPEVMDVAIPVVQKALGSKAANFSFEQALVGGAAIDATGSPLPKETLKLCEESKAIFFGSVGGPKWESLPPETQPERGALLPLRKHFDLFANLRPAIIYSELKNASPIRADIIGDGLDVLILRELTSGIYFGKPKGREGSGQEEFAYDTMKYSRREIERIARKAFEAARHRNKKVTSIDKANVLTTSVLWREVVVQLHKAEFSDCKLEHLYVDNAAMQLIVNPKQFDVMLCENMFGDILSDEASIITGSIGMLPSASINESGFGLYEPSGGSAPDIAGKGVANPIAQILSGALLLRYSFGLEEEAKKIENAIRMVLKKGLRTRDIAESGSTVLGTKEIGAEIMGAI, from the coding sequence ATGAATCGTATCGCAGTATTAGCAGGAGACGGAATCGGCCCAGAAGTGATGGATGTTGCCATCCCCGTCGTACAGAAAGCATTGGGTTCCAAGGCGGCAAATTTTTCATTTGAACAAGCTTTAGTCGGTGGAGCTGCCATTGATGCAACCGGCTCTCCCCTTCCAAAAGAAACTTTGAAGTTATGCGAAGAATCAAAGGCCATTTTCTTTGGATCAGTAGGTGGCCCTAAATGGGAGAGTTTACCTCCTGAGACACAGCCGGAAAGAGGTGCACTCTTACCTCTGCGCAAACATTTTGATTTGTTCGCAAACTTACGACCGGCCATTATTTATTCTGAATTGAAGAATGCATCCCCCATCCGAGCAGATATCATCGGAGATGGATTGGATGTGCTAATCCTCAGAGAACTCACTTCAGGCATCTATTTTGGAAAACCCAAGGGAAGAGAAGGTTCTGGCCAAGAAGAATTTGCATATGATACGATGAAGTATTCACGCCGTGAAATAGAACGCATTGCACGCAAAGCCTTTGAAGCTGCAAGACATAGAAATAAAAAAGTAACAAGCATTGATAAAGCAAATGTATTAACGACTTCTGTACTCTGGAGAGAGGTAGTCGTACAATTGCATAAAGCAGAGTTCAGCGATTGTAAACTTGAACATCTTTACGTAGACAACGCAGCCATGCAGTTGATTGTGAATCCAAAACAATTTGATGTAATGCTTTGTGAAAATATGTTTGGAGATATACTCTCTGATGAAGCATCAATCATAACAGGTTCTATTGGGATGCTGCCTTCAGCCTCTATCAACGAATCTGGTTTTGGATTGTATGAGCCTTCTGGTGGTTCCGCTCCTGATATAGCAGGAAAAGGAGTCGCAAATCCTATTGCTCAGATTTTATCGGGAGCTCTATTGTTGCGATATTCTTTTGGTCTTGAAGAGGAAGCCAAAAAAATCGAGAACGCGATCCGCATGGTGCTCAAAAAAGGCCTTCGCACTAGGGACATTGCTGAATCTGGTAGCACAGTCCTTGGCACCAAAGAAATCGGTGCGGAAATCATGGGCGCAATTTAA
- a CDS encoding polyphenol oxidase family protein encodes MKIVSKVEYGTVHCVSLGKEEWNLQSLDQKIPKSDEDWFNATKQIVSSSMNVDSNKIHTLKQTHGNQFYEIDSKWLKSSEGIYEGDALWTSRRDELLVVRTADCVPVFLWNEKEPLVAMIHSGWKGTKLKITNQLIGEILSKGYKEEDLVICLGPSIGKQNYIVQEDVYQYFSHYGEEVIEASSGGYLLSVATAIAVSLEKDFPQIKILRHDEEVFRSARYFSHRAKEEGRNMNLIFWGS; translated from the coding sequence ATGAAAATAGTATCCAAAGTAGAGTATGGAACCGTACATTGTGTCAGTTTAGGCAAAGAAGAATGGAACTTACAAAGTCTGGATCAAAAAATCCCCAAAAGTGACGAGGATTGGTTCAATGCCACAAAACAAATTGTTTCTTCGAGTATGAATGTAGATAGTAACAAGATCCATACTTTGAAACAGACTCATGGAAATCAATTTTACGAGATAGACTCAAAGTGGTTAAAAAGCAGTGAAGGAATCTATGAAGGGGATGCCCTTTGGACGAGCCGTAGAGATGAACTTCTCGTTGTCAGAACTGCTGACTGTGTGCCTGTATTTCTTTGGAATGAAAAAGAACCCTTAGTTGCAATGATACATTCCGGTTGGAAAGGTACAAAACTAAAGATCACCAATCAATTGATAGGCGAAATCCTTTCGAAAGGTTATAAAGAAGAAGATTTGGTCATATGTTTAGGGCCTTCGATAGGAAAGCAAAACTATATAGTTCAAGAAGACGTATACCAATACTTTTCACATTATGGTGAAGAGGTCATTGAAGCTAGCAGTGGAGGGTATCTGTTGAGCGTGGCTACTGCCATAGCAGTGAGCTTGGAGAAAGACTTCCCGCAAATTAAAATACTCCGACATGATGAGGAAGTGTTTCGTTCGGCTCGTTATTTTAGCCACAGAGCCAAAGAAGAGGGAAGAAATATGAATCTTATATTTTGGGGATCTTGA
- a CDS encoding aspartate aminotransferase family protein, whose translation MNEDVKSKLDETKQLTDKYLLGNYNRYPVSFSYGVGELLFDSDNKAYIDFQSGIAVTNLGHGEADIIEAIRLQADKIMHSSNLYYSHEQAKLAEVIIENSAPGKVFICNSGTEANEAAFKLMRRHGLSKNLEHPVIFALEGSFHGRSTGSMSMTGNSSIRDGFGDLVPDVYFIKPNDEDSLVTMFEKYGERVSGLIMELIIGEGGIIPLSQSFVNLARKLTEETNSLLVFDEIQTGMGRTGKLFCFEHYGFPPDAFTLAKGLGSGFPIGALVIADEYADLLGKGMHGSTFGGNHLACAVAYETFRLILSRNILESVETLSTLFFQRLGAMKQLYPIVKDVRGRGLHIGLELTLPSRPIVEECLRKGLVVNSTANTVIRIMPPLNISLERATEGLDILESVIKGNT comes from the coding sequence ATGAATGAAGATGTAAAATCAAAATTGGATGAAACCAAACAACTCACAGACAAGTATCTATTGGGCAATTACAATCGATATCCTGTAAGCTTTTCTTATGGTGTTGGTGAATTATTATTCGATTCGGATAATAAGGCTTATATCGATTTTCAATCGGGAATTGCCGTCACAAATTTAGGTCATGGAGAAGCGGATATCATTGAAGCAATCCGCCTGCAAGCAGACAAGATCATGCATAGTAGCAATCTTTACTATTCGCATGAACAAGCAAAGTTAGCTGAAGTGATCATTGAAAATAGTGCTCCTGGGAAAGTATTTATTTGTAACTCTGGAACGGAGGCAAATGAAGCTGCCTTTAAATTGATGAGAAGACATGGACTTTCTAAAAATTTAGAACATCCTGTCATCTTTGCCTTAGAAGGTAGTTTCCATGGACGTTCTACTGGGTCTATGAGTATGACTGGCAACAGCTCCATTCGCGATGGATTCGGTGATCTAGTTCCGGACGTTTACTTTATTAAGCCAAACGACGAAGATTCACTGGTTACAATGTTTGAAAAGTATGGGGAGAGAGTTTCTGGTCTCATCATGGAGCTCATTATCGGTGAAGGTGGTATCATCCCCCTGAGCCAATCCTTTGTCAATTTAGCAAGAAAGCTGACCGAAGAAACAAACTCACTTTTAGTTTTTGATGAAATCCAAACAGGTATGGGGCGTACTGGTAAATTATTTTGCTTTGAACACTATGGATTTCCTCCGGATGCGTTCACATTGGCAAAGGGTTTAGGATCTGGTTTTCCGATAGGTGCACTTGTCATAGCTGATGAATACGCAGATCTTTTGGGAAAGGGTATGCATGGATCCACCTTTGGTGGTAACCACCTAGCTTGTGCCGTTGCTTATGAAACCTTTCGTCTCATACTGTCTCGAAATATTTTAGAATCGGTAGAGACCTTAAGTACGCTCTTTTTCCAACGATTGGGTGCTATGAAACAGCTTTATCCCATTGTAAAAGATGTGAGAGGAAGAGGTTTGCATATTGGTTTAGAACTTACTTTGCCATCTAGACCTATTGTGGAAGAGTGTTTACGAAAAGGACTAGTAGTGAATAGTACAGCCAACACAGTCATTCGTATCATGCCACCGTTAAATATCTCTCTAGAAAGAGCCACAGAGGGATTGGATATTTTAGAATCTGTAATAAAAGGAAACACATGA
- the hemW gene encoding radical SAM family heme chaperone HemW translates to MTLSNMTAIPLRANKGKLGIYVHFPFCYQKCDYCDFYSEGIGKENSPLEKQLFNAYKLEFLERKKLGKECTSFEVDSIFFGGGTPSKAEPSLWRDLLQFLQNELNISKGVEITLEANPEDLSLEAMGEWQAAGINRLNIGVQTRAKAGLTYLGRYVDEKKYQALDSLCKNSPIPRLGVDLMYGIPGQSFQDFLEDLDSFLSLPLAHFSMYSLTVEKGTAYSRQVNEKRKESPNEELQYQVLEYLPERMKTEGFEWYEVSNYARNGAFSRHNLRYWMYEPYLGLGPGAHGFIDQNRYGNPRNTGKYLKDPMSAKSEPASPAIELALTLFRIFLPMDLLSFTSMHLNEREQESYLRTILDWQSKGLCLWNGRIFHWKESAIFKLDDLILQLCTTLEN, encoded by the coding sequence ATGACCTTATCCAACATGACAGCAATTCCATTAAGAGCAAATAAAGGCAAACTAGGCATTTACGTCCACTTTCCTTTTTGTTACCAAAAATGTGATTATTGTGATTTTTATTCGGAAGGAATAGGAAAAGAAAATTCTCCTCTCGAAAAACAACTGTTTAACGCCTATAAGCTTGAATTTTTAGAAAGAAAAAAATTAGGAAAAGAGTGCACATCATTTGAAGTAGACAGTATTTTTTTCGGAGGTGGAACTCCTAGCAAAGCGGAACCATCTCTTTGGAGGGACCTTTTACAGTTCTTACAAAATGAACTCAATATTTCTAAAGGCGTGGAGATTACATTAGAAGCAAATCCAGAAGACCTGAGCTTAGAGGCCATGGGAGAATGGCAGGCTGCTGGGATCAATCGATTGAACATTGGAGTCCAAACGAGAGCAAAAGCTGGGCTTACCTATTTAGGTCGGTATGTAGATGAAAAAAAGTATCAAGCATTGGATTCTCTCTGTAAGAATTCACCTATCCCAAGATTGGGAGTTGATCTCATGTATGGCATACCAGGCCAATCCTTCCAAGATTTTTTAGAGGATTTGGATTCCTTCCTTTCCTTGCCACTGGCACATTTTAGTATGTATTCGCTGACTGTCGAGAAAGGAACAGCTTACTCTCGTCAGGTGAATGAAAAAAGGAAAGAATCTCCAAATGAAGAATTGCAATACCAAGTTCTAGAATACCTTCCAGAGAGAATGAAAACAGAAGGATTTGAGTGGTATGAAGTATCCAATTATGCAAGGAATGGCGCCTTTTCGCGACACAATTTGCGGTATTGGATGTATGAGCCGTATTTAGGCCTCGGCCCCGGTGCCCACGGTTTTATAGATCAAAATCGTTATGGTAACCCCAGAAATACAGGAAAGTATCTCAAGGACCCAATGTCTGCGAAGTCTGAACCGGCAAGTCCCGCGATAGAATTAGCTCTGACACTTTTTCGTATATTCCTTCCCATGGACCTATTGAGTTTCACCAGTATGCATCTCAATGAGAGAGAGCAAGAATCCTATCTTCGGACCATCTTGGACTGGCAGTCTAAGGGCCTATGTCTTTGGAATGGGAGGATTTTCCATTGGAAGGAGTCCGCCATATTCAAGTTAGATGATTTAATTCTCCAGCTTTGCACTACCTTAGAGAATTGA
- a CDS encoding ribonuclease H-like domain-containing protein yields MDPKFNLSLLKTSFALFPGIGPELEKKIWEYGIADWDDFLHFTPNQDHAWWKWAFPDLQEIKQAIPIWKKAYQKKDAQFFSQNLPYRDLWKVWEISPEKFCFLDIETTGIEFNSHVTVVSLYQAGEMKTYQRGKNLEYLLDGIQSDTILVSYNGKRFDVPFLEKEFHQKIPNVHLDLMNVLHDMGIKGGLKKSEEILGLVRAEEIAKIDGKVAPILWKDYQENDNLSSLQLLVAYNQEDTINLKYILEEVYRRKVEEFTNLYIEPEEW; encoded by the coding sequence GTGGATCCAAAGTTCAATCTATCTCTCTTAAAAACTTCTTTTGCCTTATTCCCTGGCATTGGTCCCGAATTGGAAAAAAAGATTTGGGAATATGGAATCGCTGATTGGGATGATTTTTTGCATTTTACACCTAACCAAGATCATGCTTGGTGGAAGTGGGCTTTCCCAGATTTACAGGAGATCAAACAAGCGATCCCTATTTGGAAAAAAGCATACCAAAAAAAGGACGCGCAATTTTTTTCCCAAAATCTTCCCTATAGAGATCTTTGGAAGGTTTGGGAAATATCTCCAGAAAAGTTTTGTTTTTTAGATATTGAGACCACTGGTATAGAATTTAACTCTCATGTAACAGTTGTTTCTTTGTACCAAGCTGGTGAAATGAAAACCTACCAAAGGGGCAAAAATTTGGAATACCTCCTTGATGGCATCCAATCAGATACAATTCTTGTTTCTTACAATGGAAAGAGATTTGATGTCCCTTTCCTTGAGAAAGAGTTCCACCAGAAAATACCAAATGTTCACTTAGATTTGATGAATGTCTTACACGATATGGGTATAAAAGGAGGCCTTAAGAAATCGGAAGAGATTTTGGGACTCGTACGCGCAGAGGAAATTGCAAAGATTGACGGAAAAGTAGCACCCATCCTTTGGAAGGACTACCAAGAAAATGACAATCTATCCAGTTTACAACTGTTGGTTGCCTACAACCAAGAAGACACCATCAATTTGAAATATATTTTAGAAGAAGTTTATCGGCGCAAGGTGGAAGAATTCACCAACCTATATATAGAACCGGAAGAATGGTAG